Genomic DNA from Luteitalea sp.:
TTTGCCCGTCGACGGTGACGTAGATGTCCGACCGAGCATCCGTCATCGACTCCTTGCGCCCCTGTACGCGGACCGTCGACCTTCCCGGTATCACGACGGGCCGGTTGGTCAGAGTGTGCGGCGCAATCGGCGTAAGCACGATCGCCGGCACCGACGGATGAACGATGGGACCGCCGGCCGAGAGGTTGTACGCCGTGGATCCAGTAGGCGACGCAACGATGAGGCCGTCGGACTTGAAGCGCGCCACGGGTTGACCGTCGACCATGACGTCGAGGTCGATCATGCGAGGTAGGGCGCCGCGCGTGATCACGATGTCGTTGAGGGCGATCCAAGGGCCACGATTGCCATCGGACGCCTCGATCCGTACTTCGAGCATGAGGCGCGGATCTTCGGCGGTCTGCCCGGCCAATGCCAATTCGAGCGCCCCGTACAGCTCGCCCAAGGTGACCTCGGTCAGGAAGCCGAGACTGCCGAAGTTCACACCCAGAATGGGAATGTCCGCGTCGGCGCGCGCAATGCGGCTGGCTGTCGCGAGCAGTGTCCCGTCGCCGCCCAGGACCACGATGAGGTCTACCTCGT
This window encodes:
- a CDS encoding NAD(+) kinase, translating into MSRSSFTCARGPMTGQQVMAETGTTTSPRKIQRVGLVAKPHLEEAIGVLADIVNWLEARGWSALFDAPTAALCGSVHATRVVDDDDRFPHEVDLIVVLGGDGTLLATASRIARADADIPILGVNFGSLGFLTEVTLGELYGALELALAGQTAEDPRLMLEVRIEASDGNRGPWIALNDIVITRGALPRMIDLDVMVDGQPVARFKSDGLIVASPTGSTAYNLSAGGPIVHPSVPAIVLTPIAPHTLTNRPVVIPGRSTVRVQGRKESMTDARSDIYVTVDGQTSVPLPAGSVATVTAAPKLLRLLRPTARTYFDVLREKLKWAER